AGCGCAGAGGGTATGTTTTACAAAGATGTTGATGGCAATCCGGTACTCGATTCCACCGCAGGCCTTTGGTGTTGTAACGCCGGCCACGGCAGAAAGAAAATCAGTGAAGCCGTCAGCCACCAAATTCGGGAACTGGATTACGCCCCATCATTTCAAATGGGTCATCCACTGGCATTCGAACTGGCCAGTCGCCTTGCCGACATAGCACCGGCGGGACTGAATCGCATCTTCTTTACCAACTCAGGCAGTGAATCTGTCGACACGGCGCTGAAAATGGCGTTGGCCTACCACAGGGCTAATGGTCAACCTACCCGAACCCGCTTTATTGGCCGTGAACTTGGCTATCACGGTGTCGGTTTCGGTGGCATCTCCGTGGGCGGCATCGGTAACAACCGCCGCACTTTCAGCCAGCAACTGCTGCAGGGCGTCGACCACCTGCCCCACACGCTGGATATCGCCAACAACGCCTTTTCCCGCGGATTTCCCGCCCATGGCCTCGAAAAAGCCGAAGTGCTGGAGCAGCTCATTACCCTCCACGGCGCTGAAAACATTGCCGCCGTTATCGTTGAGCCCATGTCCGGCTCCGCTGGCGTGATATTGCCGCCTCAGGGTTACCTAAAACGTCTGCGCGACATTACCAAGAAACATGGCATCCTGCTGATTTTTGATGAAGTCATCACAGGTTTTGGCCGTGTTGGTGACGCTTTTGCCAGTCAGCGCTGGGGCGTTGTGCCCGATTTGATGACCACCGCCAAGGCGCTGAACAACGGTGCCATTCCCATGGGCGCAGTGTTTGTGAGCCAGGATGTACACGATGCCTGCATGACTGGCCCGGAAGAACTGATTGAATTTTTCCACGGCTACACCTATTCCGGTCATCCGGTGGCTGCAGCCGCGGCATTGGCCACCCTGGATATTTACCAGGAAGAAAAACTGTTTGAGCGTACCAAAGAGCTTGAAGGCTACTGGGAAGATGCAGTGCACAGTCTAAGAGACCTGCCGAATGTGATTGATATCCGCAACACAGGTTTGGTCGCCGGGGTGCAACTGTCCCCCAATGATGAAGGCCCGGGACGCCGGGGTTACAAGGTGTTCGAGCGCTGCTTCAGAAACGGCACCCTGGTGCGGGTGACAGGCGACATCATCGCCATGTCTCCACCACTCATCGTGGAAAAGCAGCACATCGACCAGATAGTTAACACCCTCGGCGATGCCATTCGCGCCGTTGGATGACCCTTTGTCAGCACAGAATTAACAGGTAGCCAAAGATATCCATGCAAAGCATTACTCATTTTGTAAATGGCCAGCACACGGCCCCCAGTGCCCGCACCCAGACTGTTTTTGAACCCGCAACAGGTGAGGCCCGTGCCCAGGTGTCGCTGGCAAGCACACAGGAAGTCGGCGAAGCCATCGCCGTAGCCAAAGCCGCATTTGAGAGCTGGTCTCAGATGACGCCCCTAAACCGCGCCCGTATTCTTTTTAAATTCAAAGCGCTGGTAGAAGCCAATATGGACGAACTGGCACAGCTTATTACCCGCGAGCACGGAAAGGTGCTGGACGATGCCAAGGGCGAACTTATCCGTGGTCTCGAGGTGGTGGAATTTGCCTGCGGTATCCCTCATCTGCTTAAGGGAGAGCACACAGCGCAGGTTGGCACAGGTGTGGATGCCTGGGCGGTAAATCAGCCTCTTGGCGTGGTAGCCGGTATTGCGCCTTTTAACTTCCCGGTGATGGTGCCCATGTGGATGTTCCCCATCGCCATCGCCTGCGGCAACACCTTTATTATGAAGCCTTCGGAAAAAGACCCAAGCTCAGTGATGCGCATTGCTGAGCTGCTCAAAGAAGCCGGTTTGCCCGATGGCGTGTTCAACGTGGTCAATGGCGATAAAGAAGCTGTGGATACCCTGCTGACCCATAAAGACATTCAGGCCGTCAGCTTTGTAGGCTCCACCCCCATTGCCGAATACATCTA
This portion of the Shewanella amazonensis SB2B genome encodes:
- a CDS encoding aspartate aminotransferase family protein; the protein is MVDFNATTGQDTPSLEHYWMPFTANRQFKASPRLLASAEGMFYKDVDGNPVLDSTAGLWCCNAGHGRKKISEAVSHQIRELDYAPSFQMGHPLAFELASRLADIAPAGLNRIFFTNSGSESVDTALKMALAYHRANGQPTRTRFIGRELGYHGVGFGGISVGGIGNNRRTFSQQLLQGVDHLPHTLDIANNAFSRGFPAHGLEKAEVLEQLITLHGAENIAAVIVEPMSGSAGVILPPQGYLKRLRDITKKHGILLIFDEVITGFGRVGDAFASQRWGVVPDLMTTAKALNNGAIPMGAVFVSQDVHDACMTGPEELIEFFHGYTYSGHPVAAAAALATLDIYQEEKLFERTKELEGYWEDAVHSLRDLPNVIDIRNTGLVAGVQLSPNDEGPGRRGYKVFERCFRNGTLVRVTGDIIAMSPPLIVEKQHIDQIVNTLGDAIRAVG